The genomic DNA ATCTTGCTGGTAAAACAAATGGTGGTCCAACCTTAAGAGTCGATTTAAAAGGAAATCAAAGTATTAGAAACTATCATAAAATCATCAACAATCACTTTGGTCCAAGACCAAGAAAAGGTGGTGCAAGAGGCGAAACGATTCAGTTAGGTAGTAGTTTTACATCAATGAGTCCTAGTAATACATTAATTGCAAATAATTTATTTGAAGAGTGTAATGGTGAAGTAGAAATCATTTCAAGTAAAACCAATTTCAACATCATTAAAAACAATGTGTTTTATAAAAGTGAAGGTTCTGTGGTTACACGTCACGGAAACTACGTTACTATTGACGGAAATTATTTTATTGGAGATGGCGTAAACGATCAATATGGTGGCATTAGAATCATCAATACAGGTCATTGGGTAATCAACAACCTATTTTACAAAATAAAAGGTAAGAATTTTAGAAGTCCGATTGCTATTATGAATGGAATTCCGAAATCCCCATTAAACCGTTATAATCAAGTTACAGATGTTGTAGTTGCGTATAATACGTTTGTAGATTCTAGCTCGCCTTGGCAATTTGGTGTAGGTACAAATATTGCGCAAGCGGATGTTTTACCAAAGTCGGAAATTAGATCTGCAAGACCTTTAAGAACCGAAGTTGTAAATAATATTATCTATAATTCTGAAGGTGATCCAAACCCAATTATTGAACACGATAAAGCCGATGGCGTAACATTTGCAAGTAATATTATCGATAATAACGGAGTAGAAGTTAAAAACAGTCATAGTTTAATTACTAAAGATTTAACCTTAACAGATATTGGTTCAAACTTATCTGTACCAACTTCAGGATTCGATGATGTAGAAGTGTATAAAGGCTACGATTTCGAAACAATTACGAATGATTTATTAGGAAATTCTAGAGAAAAATCGAATACCATAGGAGCAATTTCAAAAGCTGGAGACATAAATTTAGAGTTGTTAGATAAATCTAAATATGGAGCAGATTGGTTTTCAAATGAAGTAGAAGCAAAAGAAGCAACAACACATACTGTTGCAAATGCTTCGGAATTGGTTAGTAAACTTGAAGCAGCAGAAAGCGGAGATATTTTAAGCTTAAATGAAGGTATTTACAATATTTCAGAATCGTTAATAGTAAATAAATCAATCACTATTCAATCTAAAGGAAATGCTGAAATTGTTTATGCAGGTGCAACAAATACACCAGCTATCGAATTGCATCCTTACGGAAAATTAACAGTAAAAAACATCAAGTTAAAAGGAACAGGTTCTCAGCAAGCATTCGCGAGTTTAAAAAAGAGCATGTCTAATCATTTTGGATTGGAAGTTTTAGATTCTGAAATCAGCAATTTCAATTATGCTTTAAAAGTGTACAAGCAATCTTTTTCTGAAGAAATTACATTTAAAAACACAACAATTTCAGATTGTGAAAACGGTTTAGAATTATCCGAAGAAACTAACGATAGAGGTGATTATAATACTGAATATTTAACTGTTGATAATTGCGAATTTACAAACGTAAAACAAAACGTTATCGATTATTATCGTGGAGGTTATGATGAGTCTACAATTGGCGGAAACTTATTGGTAACAAATAGTACGTTTATAAATTGTGGTGCAGCAGAAAAGAATGGAATGTTGCTTAATCACAGAGGAATTATAAATGTAAACATCAATAATAATACATTTAAAAATAATAAAGTACAATTTGTTTCAATTCTTTGGGGAGCAAAAAACAATGTAGAATCAAACAATACATTAATCAATTCTGGTCAAATTAAAACCGAAGAAAACTTAAAGCAAACCTTAATGTATTAACAAATTCCTGAGAAAGCAGGAATCTAAATTTATGCCATTTAAACGAAAGTGAAGAATCGCAATAGCTATAATCTTATATATTTCTCATGAAAAAACTACCTCTTATAATAGTTGCAATTTTAACAATTGTTGCATGTAAAAACGAATCAAAAAAGAAACAAGAATCTAGCGCTGTTTCAACTACAAATACTATTAAAAAAGCACCAAGCGATGTTATTCCGTTTATGGATAAATGGAAAATCCTTTTAGGAGATGGTACCTATGTTGACGATTTAGTAGGTTTTCAAAAAGATGATTTTTTCTATGTAGAAACTGAAAATAATACAGATTGGGTAGTTTATAAAACACCAAACTCTGGTATAACTTCTAGAACTTCTAGCAATACAAGAACAGAGTTAGGTGAAAAAAAACATTGGATTCCGGAAGAAGGCGGAAAACTGACAGGTACTTTAAAAGTTAAGCATGTATCAACTACGGGAGATGCTACAGCAGCCTCGTCATATTCGGTTGTTGTTGGGCAAATTCATAGTGACGAAGGGCATGAAAA from Lacinutrix sp. 5H-3-7-4 includes the following:
- a CDS encoding chondroitinase-B domain-containing protein encodes the protein MKKYFLICSLLLYFFSCKEKTVSGITVSNVDELQNAISSVEPGDNIILANGTYKDVEIKLIGEGTESNPITLKAETPGKVFIEGTSSLEISGNYIEVSGLFFRNGHSPKTNVIAFRTSEKEVANHSKVTNCVILDYNNLERDQDNLWVQLYGKHNEFSNSYLAGKTNGGPTLRVDLKGNQSIRNYHKIINNHFGPRPRKGGARGETIQLGSSFTSMSPSNTLIANNLFEECNGEVEIISSKTNFNIIKNNVFYKSEGSVVTRHGNYVTIDGNYFIGDGVNDQYGGIRIINTGHWVINNLFYKIKGKNFRSPIAIMNGIPKSPLNRYNQVTDVVVAYNTFVDSSSPWQFGVGTNIAQADVLPKSEIRSARPLRTEVVNNIIYNSEGDPNPIIEHDKADGVTFASNIIDNNGVEVKNSHSLITKDLTLTDIGSNLSVPTSGFDDVEVYKGYDFETITNDLLGNSREKSNTIGAISKAGDINLELLDKSKYGADWFSNEVEAKEATTHTVANASELVSKLEAAESGDILSLNEGIYNISESLIVNKSITIQSKGNAEIVYAGATNTPAIELHPYGKLTVKNIKLKGTGSQQAFASLKKSMSNHFGLEVLDSEISNFNYALKVYKQSFSEEITFKNTTISDCENGLELSEETNDRGDYNTEYLTVDNCEFTNVKQNVIDYYRGGYDESTIGGNLLVTNSTFINCGAAEKNGMLLNHRGIINVNINNNTFKNNKVQFVSILWGAKNNVESNNTLINSGQIKTEENLKQTLMY